aaGCGGTACCAGCCTTTTCTTAGCCGCCTGGTACGTTTCAAAGTGCGAGAAAAACGGGAAAAACGGGAAAAACGAGTCAAAGCAAGTCAAAGCCTAGAAAAGCCCCGTTTGGGGTTCTTTATTTAGAAACAAATCTCTTCACTGAGAAACGTGAAAGTTGAATCgatattgttgataacGCCATTGGTAACTAAGATATAGTGGTTGTTGAACAATGACAGTTATTCATAGGGCAATCTTCACCATCTCTAAGCCTCCCCTTGAACAGCAGACTGTTTGGCGGATCCTTGCCCACGTGAAGAAGACGCTTGCAGACGTTtcacaacaacaacaagagaCACATGTCCGACTGGTGGACTTCAAAGTCCCCTACACCACGTACTACGGAGTGGGCTCGTACATGGACCAGGTCCAAGTGTCGTTGAGAACAGAGACGCTCGAGGAGGAACACCTTGTAACTCGCTTTCTACAGAACGGCCTCCCCCCGCTGGACGGTCTCTCCTTTCACAGCAAGACTGTAACGGCTACAGCGGATACCACCTCATGTACCGTCTCTGGAGGGTGAATTTACAGACAGTTAGATCCTCTTGGACTACATTCTCTTGTCTAGTCTCTGCCTTGTTAACACCTTGTCGTTTCCTCTTATTGTCGGCACGTCACTACGTAGTCAATGTATACAAGATAACAAAAACACCCACGTTCAAGAGCTCACCATGGCTACCCCCCACTTTCCCCTGCTCCCTCCACTTCTCTCTCTTCCCTCTAAAAGCTGATACTGGAATGCATGTACGTACACTCCTCTGTTGGCGTCAATCATTGTCGTGGACGGGAACCACGTGATGAGGGAGTGGGCGTTGTGGCACTTTTCAGAGACTTTGAGAAGATGATGCACACGCTCTGGAGAGTCACATCCTCATACACCATTAACAATTGAATGTCATATAAGCCAAGTTGCTGCATGTGTGATCCACCAAGTATGGAGGACGATGAGCGAACGGCCAGCCTCTATTCAGAAGTGTCGGGTATTCTGGCTGGACATGAAATCGAGAATAC
The Pichia kudriavzevii chromosome 2, complete sequence DNA segment above includes these coding regions:
- a CDS encoding uncharacterized protein (PKUD0B02425); the encoded protein is MTVIHRAIFTISKPPLEQQTVWRILAHVKKTLADVSQQQQETHVRLVDFKVPYTTYYGVGSYMDQVQVSLRTETLEEEHLVTRFLQNGLPPLDGLSFHSKTVTATADTTSCTVSGG